The DNA sequence TGCCTAGATTTCCAACTTGTCCAGATCCCAATACAATATGACAGAcacatcctggatgaaattaattgggctgcatagttttgggTCATTTTGGCcttcagggtcagtgaccctaattcaagctggaaagaggcagaagaagaatgctaataattaaaaaactatagaacgtctaaaatgaaaaccaattgaaaagttgctaagaacaaggcattctacaacatactactACAATGGTAGCTGAGTGATGCataaataattaaacatatttctttttttaaccaaaatatcATCATTCCTTCATCATTTGACAGttcatatacttttttttgaGATTACATTAGAGGTGATTATAGACAGATGGTGGGAGATCTTTTTCACATAGACAAAACAAGAGACCATCCCTTTAGAATTAAGGAGCTAACCTTTCATTTGAAGTGGCGTAGGTGGTTCCTCACGCTGAAGGCATCGggctgtggaatgccctgctgatTAATGGTGTGAGTATATAAATGCCTTTATGAGTGGCTCGCATAACTTCTTGGGCAAGCTTACGATCCAATGCTACAGTGATCTCAAGATCTAAAGTTCCATTAACACACAGGCATGTAATATAATATGGTGCAcgctagggggcacatttactaagttcgagtgaaggattagaataaaaaatactttgaattttgaagtttttttggctacttcgaccatcgaattggctacttcgaccttcgtctacgacttcgaatcgaacgattcaaactaaaaattggttgactattcgaccattcgatagtcaaagtactgtttctttaaaaaaaactttgaccacctacttcgccacctaaaacctactgagcaccaatgttagcctatgggtaaggtccccataggctttctaggcaatttgggatcgaaggaaaatcgttcgatcgatggattaaaatcctttgaagcgttcaattcgaaggatttaatcgtttgatcaaacgatttttcctacgatcggtCGAATGAACGAAGTCGATCGGTCTAtgaacgaagtcgaaggattttactttgacgcccgaatatcgagggttaattaacccttgatattcgaccaatagtaaatgtgcccctaggtgtcactATAACATTATAATACAGAATAATGCTTTATACATGTAAAGTGAAACTTGTTGGTGTAGGAGGATCTGTAGTCAGCTTGGAGTATGCTAAGCCAACTAAATATAGATCTCTTGCAGCATGAATGTCTCCTGTGTTATTGTTAGAAGCATTAACAGGATCGGActgggctcttgtgggcccagtCGGCCAAGATCCACATTCTGGTCTGCTTCTTCCCACCAAGCTTCGGCACGGTTGCGGCAAAAACAGATTGCGCATGCGTGGCCCaggggggtccagaggggggcaCTGGAACTGCAGCCCCtgtgggccatggaccccacagtcacaccctGAGCATGAACCTCACAGCCAGAAAGCATAGCATCAGAAACACTACACCCCTCTTCATTTAATATTTCCTCTGTCTCTATGAAATAAGAAATAGCCCTCTGTATTTAATATCCTGCTAAGCCTTTTCAATTAGTAATGCATTACAGAGCTGTCATCCTGGAGATTTAGGAATTTTGGGAGACCATCATCAATGTGCAGCCCATGTCCATCTCTGGCAAACAGCCTGTAAAATGAACCCAGTTGCTAGTAAGAAATTTCTTCCAGACACCAAGATGGGAATCTGAAGTCACTGGATCAAGGTTGTACTAATAGCTATTTTAAATAACTCTGTATTGTCTCACTCTCTAAAAAGCCACCAAtgccttcttgaagctatctaatgcaaCTGCAAATACAACtacttcaggaagagaattcaACAACttaacagctctcactgtaaaatagACTTTGggaatattaagatggaacctccttcTTGTTAATGTCAGTAGATGACCTTGTcatggaaggacctactggtaaataaagcaacagagtttatacatttacagtaaatatatatttatatatttatatacagacttaaCCAAAGGTGGTGTGGAGGGGCTGGCATAAGTAAATACATTAATTGCTGCAGCAGTGTTTGACTGGGGCAGTTCATTGAAGACAACTTAATTGAAAAGctgaattaaatacattttatttttaaaaggtgtCACAGAATGTAGCCACAATATCTGGTGAAAAGTATACAGGTGTAACAAACCAAAAGAAGATGTACAGTCTCAGCCTGATCTGATATAGCTGTTACTTTACCGGTATtgaatctgttatgcagaatgctcaggagcacGAGTtctctggataaggagtcttacCGTAGTTTGGCTCTCCAtgccttaagggtcagggcacacaggcagattcagggagattagtgcccgctgacaaatctcctcttcttaggggcgactagtctccccgaactgccttcctgatGGCTAAAGTCtacttaaatgtaatttaaacattaaataaagcaataggATGGTTTGacatcaatatggatttatgcagcttaggtatgtactgttttattattacagagaaaaaaaggaaatcatttttaaaaatctgaattatttgattaaaaattagTTTATGGgcaatggccttcctgtaatttgacggaccccatacctgtgttacaaaaatacattattcAAATCTATTTCATGTATATACAAATTATAGGGTGCCTCCAGATCACATTCTATAGTGTATAACTGTTGAGGTCTGCCACTTTGGGCAACCCCAAGTTGTGTTAAAACATATATAAGTTTAATAAATTTGATGTGTTCAGTATGCATTTAAATAGACACTAAATAAATTTTTGTCCACACACTCATTTTAGGACATATACGTTTATAGTTATGGGTTAATTTGATGGGGGTAGTGTTTTTGTTGCTTTCTTACCGACAAATGATAGGGCCTTCTTATTCAAAATGTAAGATTTCTCAAGATATTCTTACACCTTTAGAAAGAGAACAGTGTAAATTCTTTGTTTACCTTTAGTACTGTAATCTGTCTGTAGAATGGGCCCCACTTCCTTTTTGACCCCTTCCTTTTTTATACTTGATATATAATAATGCAGTGCACAGTGTTTTCCTCTCTGAGggatatttaaagtgatactgacactaaaaaaattttcttcaaaatattaatgtacattaaaagctaCCTATAGatcacgttgatcattttttactgatagggctgcttttgtaattaattgttacttaggggccgattcactaacttcgagtgaaggattcgaagtaaaaaaactttgaatttcgaagtgttttttgggctacttcgaccatcgaatgggctacttcgaccttcgtctacgacttcgaaacgaactatttgaacaaaaaatcattcgactaatcgaccattcgatagtcgaagtactgtctctttatgaaaaaacttcgacccccgagttcgccatctaaaagctaccgaagtcaatgttagcctatggggaaggtccccataggctttccaaattttttttggtcgaaggataatccttcgatcgttggattaaaatccttcgaatcgttcgattcgaaggatttaatcgttcgatctaaggaataatccttcgatcgtttgatcgcactatttgcgctaaaatccttcgacttcgatattcgaagttgaaggattttaattcccagtcgaatatcgagggttaattaaccctcgatatttgaccctttgtgaatcggccccttaaagttactaaacctgactgttttgccaacctgactgtcccttctcagcctgtcagttaaagtttctaatgctaacagactacagCTGCATAATATgacagcctcctcatagaggaacatgaaGGATgacagatgggtaatgtaaacaCATAGAACACatgctttatggcaaaattataaatagcatggaAAGAAAATGATATTATAGATTTGATTTGGATTGATTTCTGGCTTCAGTATCTCTTAAATATATCCTCCTAAGCCTTTTCCATTAGTTATATATTACAGAATTGTCAAACTGGAGAATTGGGAATTTTTGGGGATCATCATCAATGTGCAGCCCATGTCCATGAtgtaacccaccagcacacctTGGCCGGGTGCATGGTATGAGTGAATGGCACCCTCCAAATTCAAGACATGCTAATGGGATATACCCTGCGTATTTATTGAAGTGTAACATTTCAGGGGCACGCCTCTTCATCAGTAATGTCCGTCAGAGCCAGGccaggcaggcgccctaggcaaccagaCCGGCGCCAACTTGGTGCATACATGCGCAAACAGACGTGTGCGTGCGAATGGACGCTGGTGCACATGTGTGAACAGACGCTAGCGTGTATGCCCTAATGGACGCTGGTGCGCATGAGCCAATGGATGCTGGCGCGCATGCACCGATGGATGCGCAAGCGCGAGCCGACAGTCTACAgaagagaggggaccagactaggggtagacaggcgacagagtaggtacgtgcctggtgcccccccagctttgcaccctaggcacgtgcctactctgcctacccgtagttctggccctgatgtcCATCTCTGGCAAAGAGCCTGTAAATGAGCCCAGTTATTAAATTTCTTCCAGACTCCAAgatgggcaggtctggactgagaatcaaaataggccctagcatttcatgtacacagaggcccaaccagcccactaaatactgactatggcatcttacagcagcccctctggcatttgccagaacccacagattgccagtccaggcctgaagatgggaatcggaccagtccctggatcaactttgtactactAGCTATTTTAATAAcagtataattaatatttattatcaaATACCTGCAATAAAAGCACATATCTTTGATAGGAAGTGATCCACAATAGGTAGAAGGTATTTTGACCACCATTCCAATGAAAGGTGGTCAAAGCCttaaaaaggaaatacaaaaCAACAGTACTTCAAGAAAAGGACAGTAGTTCATAGTAAGGGAAGGGATGCAGAAGTAAAAACTATGATTAGTTTTAATTGTCGACTTTTAATATATCATGAGATATTTAGATTAGGTTTGCATATTTCAATTGTACAATAGTGTAGTTAATGGTTTAAAGATATACTGTGCAGTACAGTCTTGGTGCATTCAATGTTCTTTTGCTTTGGTTAATACAGAAGAACTGCACTGGCCTGAAGAGGAACTTACAAGAAAATCCATTCTtaacattgacaataaacacaGCTCAGAAGTGGGAAAGGCAGTAGATGAAATATCTGTAAGTATACTTAGAGACACATTTACAACAGGAACCAGCAGTTATAATGTTCTCCTTCAaacaaaggaggaaaaaaaaacacaccagcaaaagCAGTCCTCATGCAATcaaaacaaaaagcacaaaaagGCAAGCAAAGCTTCCACTACTACAACGCACACCAAGGAACGCCATAAAAGTAGAAGCAATGTTCTACGCAGTGACTGTGTATTTATCAAACGGAAATCACCTTGTTGTGTCTCCAGCAATAAACCCAGCAGTATGAAAATTTCACAAAGCATATGTGTCAGAGGGAGCCACATAGGTCTCATGCACAGGCCTAAACTCAGAGCCCAGAGAGAACACTGCTTTTCATCCCAGAACAAAGAAAAAGAGATTACTCCACTGCCAAAATCTCAAATAAGTAAAGGCATCTCAGggaagaaatgttgtatcttAAATGCCATAAAGCCTTCAAATGTGGAGAGAGAAAAGATGAAGTTTTTCAAGTCAGAATTTACTTACAATCCTCAGTTTGAATATGCCAACCCAGCCCAACCAACTGTCCTAGATAAACACAGCAATGCATCTGACAGATTTCTTAAACAGGTATGagttaaaatgttttacattattatatataagtgGGTTCAGCTTTTTAACAAATAGTTCAGCCTCTAGATCTGGACTTCTGCAATTGATTGATTATACTGGTCTCCTACTATTTGTAGCCTTGTGAACCATACTCACAGTGGACTCCTAGGTAATCCATATCTAACCTGGGTTTTGCCAGATCAATGCAAAAATCCGTTTATGGGCAAGCACCCAGTGTATCTTCATTGTTCTCCTACTGTAGAttaggggcataattatcaaaaaagtgaaattagagCTTGTCTGAATCTAAATGGTGAAATTACAccattttgaattcattttttggagggatttttagaggcatatttatcaaatggtaaactttTAACTCATTTAGGGATTCAACCAATCCTGGATtttgtttgggattcggctgaatatgagCATTTTTTTGCAGAGTTCAGACTCAGCCAAATCGGAACCCTTAAAACCACTTGACTTTAGTTTGGTATAGAAATGTTCCCCCCTTCCataccctaatttgaatattcaggtTACGGTTTAGATTTAGTTTggcattcagccaaatctttccaAAAAGTATCCAGGTTTGGTGAATGCTGAAAGTAGGGTGTTGGTGCATACTTACTTATTGATAAATTTGCCTATAAAATTCCCATAGAAACTAATCCAGAACAGCAACATCTTACCCTTGCAGACTGTGGTGAACTTTAGttttactctttaataaatatgcccgaTAACACACAATTCAAACTCACAATTCAAGGATGCTATCAGCATTTAGTAACCCAATTTACAACTCATCTTTCAGTTAAAAATTAATATCATATTTTGACTTATTGTATCTCAGTTGTTCTTACAAATAGCATTGCTTCAAATGTTTaccttataaatatataggtgTTTATAACTGCTGTGCTAAGAGGGTTgtaaaccaaaaatgaaaatttttgcataacatacctcccaactatcccatttttcacgggacacttctgattttgacagctcagtccctgtcctggtttcttactgaaatgtccaaagTTTctctttttggcagagagctcagaatactcagcacctgcacgtAACAATTGAGATCAGCAGGTTTCCTGGGataactgagactcacagcttaaagggcaattcaccttcattatcaaagctgtaaaataacacataaaacatgaccctaaaatcTCCAGAAATGGATTCAAACTTTCcatgacctgccaaattttgtaaaatggacataatatttagggggtgtggccacaaaatgggtgtggtcaaacattAACCACACTGTAGCACTTTTATCACTCTTCAATTTTTAAATGCTGGGAGGTAGGGGTATAATGAACCAAAATGTCTATATACTCTaataacagtatatatattaacCACAATGTCTTCATGGTTCTAGTTGTTTGTAAAGGTAATTGTGATTGAAAGCAGTATATGTCTGGATCTTTCACATTGCATGTAGAAGTCTGGTGCATGTGTGTGGTATTGCTATGTCTGTAACACATAtgatatttaccttttttttttacaggccaTAAATATAATGCTAAGGGCACTAAAGAAATATGGAAGTTATGAAAAATTTGAACAAGCCACTGGGGGCAGTCTTCTCTCAAAAAAACAGATACGGTACCAAGTGCGCAAATACATGGAAAGGGAAGGTTGTCTGGGTGAGGTAGGTTTCACTGGGAGCTGTgcctttaaaagagaattaaaccataaaaaatcatatactaaacttattgcaccagcctaaagtttcagcttatcaacagcagcaatgatccaggacttcaaacttgtcacaggggctcaccatcttggaaagtgtctgcaatactcacgtgctcagtgggctctgagcagctgttgagaagctaagcttaggggttgttgcaaattatcaagcagaaaatgagggttgtatgtaatataagctgatgctacagggatgattattaaattctgatgcaagttgcactggtttctgtgctgccaagtactaattatctgtattaattactaatcagctttatattgtgaaatttctattctttatgtactgtatattttgagttggtctgtaacctcagtaactgacagcagcacagagcatgtgcagtgaagcagcagaaaagaagatggggagctactggggcatctttggagacacagatctttacgctaaagggctgtgattgccttgggctggtacagaatccacTAAATCCACTAACCTATTGGCTATGGAGTCTGGTAGGGATGGCAATAATGCTTTGACATTCTGTTTCAGATTGTCGTTCACCTGACTGAAGATCTTCTTTCACGTGCAGCTATGACAGTCGTAAATGGTTGTCCAACACTAACCATCAATGTCTCCACGGCTCGAGAACAGTGGTTGGAAGGGATGCTTAGACATGAAATAGGTACTTACTATATTGCCTCTCATTTATACAACTAGAGGTTTGTTGTAAAGCAGCGATGTCCAATTTATTACATATAGTGGGCCAATCTGATTTTATATAGTATGCTGGAGGGCTGGATATAATTGAAACAATGATgtcataaaatgaagtctattaaGCCTCTCCAGTTGTATTACATAGTTATTTTAGCTGAGCTTGGTGGGCTGTGTAGAACAAACCTTTTGTTTCATCAGGCTTTGGATTCTCTTATTTTAAACCTTATCACAGTTATAAATTAGATGTTGCGATGTCTGAGAGTTTTGCATGTGAATATAAAACCCAAAGGCAAAATTGTGGTACTACAGTAAGTAACTCATATCAGAACAAGTATTTGTAGGCTTGTTTTGTGTTGCTAAATTTTGTGATCCAGGAGCCAGTCTAAGGAGCATTCTCATGTGTGACTTGCAGGTATTTTTTGTACTATGAGTTGTAGCCTCTAACTTAACAGCTTGTGCCACTGAGTAGGGCTATGGGCTTGTAGGAGTGGTACTGGGTAGCTGAGGTAAAAAGGGGTAGCTTACCATCACATTTAATTTAAGTATGTTGTATAATGggcaattcttagcaacttttcagtaggtcttcatttttattttgtatagttttttttagttatttgcctccttctgactcactgaccccagtagccaaaaactattgctcctagaggctataattttattgttatcactacattttattatttatatttctatttggtCCTTCTCCTACTCATATtgtagtctctcattcaaaccactgcctggttgctagggtaatttggactgtagCATCCAGATACCTTCTAAAATacaaaactagagagctgctgaacaaaaagctaaaaaataaaaagcactaaaaataaaaagtgaagaccaattttaaattgtctcagaatatcaatctctacgtcATCCTAAGgaggtttttttattaaacctcaaatttttctggtcgggctttttggggcaaaatttaattttttagtggaaaaaacccttgaatttacCAATATGACCACTGACATTACGGTATTACGTAGTTTTGAGAAACGTCTCACCAGCACCGATGTTTTATAATGCAACGGtgcttctttttctgaagtcgcccaaagttgccggttGACTTAAGAAAATGAAGCAACGCGTATGTTTTCCGAAGGTGATTTACTTAATTGCCGGTGGGAAAGAATTTTTGTGAGATTAGCCACCCCTAGTAGCGCAGATTTAACCTTGAGCAATGAATCTATCCATCTGCTATCCCATAACCTTTAGTAATAGAAAGAATTTCATGTTTTGTTATAATGGCAATGAGGATTTGTGTTGCACTGAAAgttcattgtttttgtttgtttgataacagcaacaaaaaaagttgtaCTAACACAGTAATGTATCATTTAATAGATATTAGTTCACATAAAACAACCTTATAACTTTATaaactacaattttattatacaggtaccCATTATTTTCGAGGAATGAACAATAACTTACAGCCATGGAATAACAGCAATGGGCGTAAAAAGCATGGTCTGAAGCCAGTCAACCCAACAGAAGAAGGCCTTGCAAGTATCCACAGTGTCTTGTTTCGCAAAGATCCCTTTTTGTGGAGAGCTGCCCTTCTCTATTATACTGTCTACAAAGCAAGTTGCATGTCTTTTGTTGAGCTCTTCAAAGATGTGGGACAGTTTGTCAAGGACCCAAACACAAGATGGGATTATTGTGTCCGAGCAAAGAGAGGTTCGACTGATACTTCGCAGCCAGGTGAATAAAAAAACAACGTAGTTTAAGGGTGAGGTCACGTGTGGcttttttactttgtgttttgAAAATATGCACAAAGTAAAGccctattaaaaataatggaatttGTTCTATAGCAATTCCCATGGGGCACTAACAAGCCAACATCTGGCACACATcgccagtatttgcgtttttcaCCAGACATGCCAATACACCAAGTAAACACAAACTGtatgggatctgcaggtttggaaatacactacGCTGAAatacgtgtgtttttttttaatatttcatactCTCGTGACATGGATTAGGAACATATACGTAGTTGCAGCGTTGcatgctggtgacgtaattatgTTATGTATTGACGATCAGtccggctacattttgcatgtaaattgcacGAATAAGCAGTGTCCATGTACCATTGTGAAAAATGTCTAAATTTTATGGAGGGTCcaaaatcattttatattaaatcTCCTGAAGAGCTCATATATGGCCAGTCAAAAAGGGCCAAAGTTAACAGGATACAGCCCCCCAGTATCAAGTGCTAACCAAACAACACACAAAAGAAAAGACGGATTACTATGGGGTCTATATGCATATTATACTTTTAATATGGAATTGGTATTTTTATGGAATATTTTTGGCTTACAGGAcactttttcttttgcttcttgtccaaaaatgttttgccatggGGCCCAATAACTAATAGTTAGACCACTATTAGGGCATTTACTATGTGCCAAGGGTCTTTACTGTGTGAAATTTAGATTTTAGATATTATAATTGTAGTTGCCGGTGTATTGCCAGTTCATTATATGCAAAATGCAGCAGCCATATACTGAATATTTGTCTTTCTTTGTATTTATAGGTTGCTTCAATAAAGATCAGGTATATCTAGATGGCATTCTTCGAATTCTCAGGCACAGAGAAACCATAGATTTCTGCTTATTAACCTCCATGGGAAAGGTAAAaatagatccttttcatttacaaaaGTTAGCTACAAATGTGACTTGTCACCAAAAtttgctccatgtgcctgcacctgagccGATGCAATGTATCCAGGTGCAGGAACAAGATAAGGCTGATGCCAACATAGGGGCTGATACTTGGCCTGTGTCTATCCAGAGGCCAAGAATCAGCCATGTCAGGCATTAGCCTAAAACCACTGGAAatctttaatgaatgtatactgaAAACTtgcttacattttttccaatcattatgcaaaaaagtgtgtttttggcTTTTAGACCCACAGCATAAAATAACATTCTAGACATTTCCATGCTTCATTCCCTGGCTGCAGTTTGGGGAAGGTGCCAGTGTACAAACAGAGGTCTAAACTTGGCTaaactgcacagagccctgacctcaactcaGCTGAGCACCTGTGGAATGAATTGAAATGACATGTACGCTAGGAGGATTGCCAAACAAATGTCAAGGAGATCTTGCAGACTAAAAGTATCAATAATGAACCCAAGCCCCTGGATTTTGCTTTACACATAAACAGATCAGACTATTTCGTAAGATCAGGTGTTATTTATGGTGTTGACTTGAAAGATTAGGTCAGAAACATTTCTTGGAACTGTAGCAGTTCCTTATAGTTTCACCACCCTGTATAGTAAGGTATccaaactaaaatctaaaattattCTAAAGATGTCAGTAGCCACCTTGTTGGCATCATGTCTCCAACTTGTGTAAGAGAAATTCagtcactataataataataataagaataatacaaATAAGAAGAAGTTAATTCCAAAAGCCCATGAAGATCCTAGAACCTATACAaatatacatggaaaaaaaatttttggttacTTGTGCTTATTTGTCTTGCCTTAATCTGACTTCTAATATATGTTTCTAAAAGGTCTCCTATGAGGATTTAGAGCATCTTAAAGACTTTGCCGTTTTGGAAAACGTACGAATTCCTCAGTTCCTTCATGACAGGGATCGATACATGAGATATTTGGAGAAGATCATGCAAGTGAATGCACTGAGTGATGCAGAACTAGCAATCATCACTGACTGAGCATCAGATGAGCATATTTAGCCATTCCTTTGAAAACTAGAGAATAATCGTGCAATAAGAGGCTTTTGCTTTCAATGTCAActgaaaactattaaaaaattgcaatatgAAGAACACTAATTCtggaatatttgtatttgttatattttgaaCTACCTTTGTATTTCTGGTTCTATGGTTAACAGTAATGTGATGCATATACAATGCCCTGCATAAGGTGGGTGCAAAGCCATCAATCAAAAGTAACCCATATTTCTAGGTAAAGACTGTATCCAACACTTATGTGTTTAAATAATGATTTGTATTAAATACATTGTTGCCAAACCCCAGCTAGTGAGAAcagttttcattcattttaaactcTGGCTGTCGTTTAAATAACTTGTGTAATCTGTGCTATTCGACACAATAAGAAGTCATAGGGCAAAAATCGTCtacgatggcttcgctcacagtgcaacagaTTCAGaatcgccaggacaatgctaattcactaaaatctgaagttgcgtccagggcgtcgaatgctaacgaagttgcgctaacgctactgcgccaagcgaagcgaaattgcgctagcgttgtctaatttgcatacagcgagaagttaaagttcaatggacgtacatgttgcagcaaatacattacactaaacaagcccaggaaaccttaataaaataaaataaagttgttatattgccctacacatgagcccagtgtatatgtcccatttgttaggaaatgtaggggggaaacccaaaaaaaaatgaacactctttttcagcctaaggtaacgaggtaacgttcagtaaaatccgcatcttagtgaatttgtgtagttacttCCATTCAcatggcgttagggagcgaagtaacGATAGAGTTgatccacttcgctagcgaagttacgctaacgacCTTTATTAAATATGCGAAtttccaaaatgacatcacgctggtgaattttctccagcgttagtcaatttgccccataTTCTTATCATTGAGGCCCAGGTTGAATACACGTCAGGTCCTAGAGAACTCAACTAATTTTTCTGTACTTCCTAATTCGGTGGTTCTCAGGGACATTTTTCCTGTGGCTGTATAGTGAATATTTAGGCGCAACTCTGTTGGCTACCATacaaaagtgttttattgtataataaaataaatattttgtcagGCACAGTcacaaattatttgtattttttctttgggGGATGTTACATTGCCATACACAGGACAATAAAAGCAGCCAACAAAttaagtcggcatcttattggacCATGTATGGCACCCTTCACTGGGTATTTTTCCCAACCAAatatcgatcagacaggtttaataATCCCGTCCAGGCAAGGACCAAATTGGTTTGCTGATGTGGTTTTCATTCCTATCACATGTATTCCCGTCATCCCTAGGGCCAAACCattggatcagtccgatatcgcctATACTGAGGAAAGTTCCATTCGTATGGCAGGGTTCTCAAGTGTAGACAATGCAGTGTGATGTTTGACTCCATTTTTCTATGTGAATTGCCCAGGGACCCATCCTGGAAATAGGGGGACAGCTTATTCATTTGAGTGTACCCCCCAATGGTTGCAGTCTCATTGGATATCAGCACCTCAGT is a window from the Xenopus laevis strain J_2021 chromosome 6L, Xenopus_laevis_v10.1, whole genome shotgun sequence genome containing:
- the kiaa0895.L gene encoding uncharacterized protein KIAA0895, with product MDKMLESICVTEELHWPEEELTRKSILNIDNKHSSEVGKAVDEISVSILRDTFTTGTSSYNVLLQTKEEKKTHQQKQSSCNQNKKHKKASKASTTTTHTKERHKSRSNVLRSDCVFIKRKSPCCVSSNKPSSMKISQSICVRGSHIGLMHRPKLRAQREHCFSSQNKEKEITPLPKSQISKGISGKKCCILNAIKPSNVEREKMKFFKSEFTYNPQFEYANPAQPTVLDKHSNASDRFLKQAINIMLRALKKYGSYEKFEQATGGSLLSKKQIRYQVRKYMEREGCLGEIVVHLTEDLLSRAAMTVVNGCPTLTINVSTAREQWLEGMLRHEIGTHYFRGMNNNLQPWNNSNGRKKHGLKPVNPTEEGLASIHSVLFRKDPFLWRAALLYYTVYKASCMSFVELFKDVGQFVKDPNTRWDYCVRAKRGSTDTSQPGCFNKDQVYLDGILRILRHRETIDFCLLTSMGKVSYEDLEHLKDFAVLENVRIPQFLHDRDRYMRYLEKIMQVNALSDAELAIITD